CGCGCTGACGGCGCTGGCCGAGCTGGGCGTCGACGTCCCCGGCCGGGTGTCGGTGTGCGGCTTCGACGACATCGCCGACGCGGCGGCCCGGGACCTGACCACGGTCCGGCAGCCGATCCGCGAGCGGGGCCGCCAGGTCGGCCGCCTGCTGGTGGACGCCGACGCCGCGCCGCGCCAGGTCCTGCTCCCCATCGAGCTGGTCCAGCGAGCCTCGACGGGGCCCGCCGCCCGCTGAGTCACCAGCCCGATCCTGCACCCGCGGCCTGACCGCACCGTCGCCTGAGCTGGTCGACGGCGCTTCGACGAGCTCAGGGAGCGCGGGTCGAGCACGGCGAGCGGGTCACGGCGCCGCCGACCAGGCACCCGGATCTCGCGCCGCTGTCCGGACGACCGGACGGGCAGGACACGCTCCTCGTCCTGCCCGGGAGGGAGGAGGACAGGGGGCCCGAGCGAGATCCGCGACCGAGCGGAGCGAGGTCAGAATTGCAGGGCGGCGTCCTCCGTCAGCTCCGCCAGCGTCTGCAGCAGCGCCTCCGCCGACTCCGCCCGCAGCAGCCGGACCTGGTCCAGGGCGGTCAGCGGGGCGATCGCCGCCAGCTGCCAGAGGGCGGGCACCGGTTCGTCGGCCAGCTCGACGTCGGCGGGCCACACGTCCTCGGCGAACTCGCTGGCCCGGGCCAGCGTGCGGCGGACCAGCTGCTCGGTCTCGGCGCGCAGCGGCTCCAGGGCCTCGTCCCAGACCAGCTCGGGCAGCACCCGCACCACCGCGCGGGGGTACGGCTCGTCCGGCAGCCAGTCCTCGACCTCGAACCGCTCACCGCCCTGCGCCCCCAGGCCCACCATGCCGTCCTCGGCCTGGATCTGGGCCACGTCGGCCGTGGTGCCCACGCCGAAGCGGTGCTCGCCGCCGCCCACCTCGAAGCCGCGCTCGATCAGCACGACACCGAAGCGGGTGTCCTGCGCCCGGACGAGCTCCGACAGCATGACGAGGTAGCGCTCCTCGAACACCCGCAGCCGCAGCGGCATGTGCGGGAACAGCACGGACCCGAGGGGGAACATCGACATCACCGGCACGGGCCCAGACAACCACCGCGGGCAAGCCGGCGGGCACCACCCCGTCGTCAGGTCCCCGGCTGCCGGGCCCGGCTCGCCTACGCTCAGCCGGTGAGCTCTCCGACCGACCGCTACGCGACCGACGTCCTGGCCACCGGCTGGCAGCAGGCCGGCAAGCCCGTCAGCACCGAGCTGGCCGTGAAGCCGGGCCAGGTGCTGGAGGACGCGACCACCGGCTTCGTCGGGGCCGTCGTCCGGGTGGAGCGCGGCATCGTCGTGCTGGAGGACCGCCGGGGCAAGCTGCGCAGCTTCCCGCTCGGCGCGGGGTTCCTGGACGAGGGGAAGCCGGTGACCCTCGTCGTCGCGGCCCGGGCGGCCACCAGCGCCCCGCGGCGGACGGCGTCGGGCTCCGTGGCCGGACCGGCCGAGCGCGCGAAGGTGGCCCTGCCCAGCCGGATCTACGTCGAGGGCCGCCACGACGCCGAGCTGGTCGAGCGGATCTGGGGGGAGGACCTGCGGCACGTCGGCGTCGTCGTGGAGTACCTCGGCGGCATCGACGACCTGCCGGCCATCGTCGAGGAGTTCGCGCCCGAGCGCGGCCGCCGGCTCGGCGTGCTGGTGGACCACCTGGTGCCGGGCAGCAAGGAGAGCCGGATCGCCGCCCAGGTCGAGCGCGGCCGCGGCGGCGGCTACGTGCAGGTCCTCGGCCACCCCTACGTCGACATCTGGCAGGCGGTGAAGCCCGAGCGGGTGGGCCTCAAGGTCTGGCCGCAGATCCCCCGCGACGTCGAGTGGAAGCACGGCATCTGCGAGGTGCTGCGGCTGCCGCACGCCGAGCAGGCCGACATCGCCGCCGCCTGGAAGATGATCCTGGGCCGGGTCCGCTCCTGGAACGACCTGGAGCGGCCGCTGCTCACCACCGTCGAGCAGCTGATCGACTTCGTCACCCAGGACCACCCGCTGCCGGAGGGCTGAGCGCCGCCACCGCCCTACCGGAAGTGCGACTTCTGGATGACCGCGTGCACGCCGACGGTGCGGTCGACCACCTGGGAGACGACGAAGTCGGCCGCCGCCGACAGGTAGGCGTAGGCGACCGCCCGCTCCATCCCGAGGTCGTCCTGCAGGAAGTCCAGGGCGTTGACCACGGCCCTGCGCATGGCGATGTCGAGGTCGTTGACCTGGCCGCCGACGACGCCGTCCGGGTCGGACAGCCCGATCGGGACCCAGGACCGGGCGTTCTCGGCGAAGGGGTAGCCGTAGGCGACCGACGGCACCCCGCTGGCGCCCGGCCGGCACACCGTGAGCCGGAAGGTGGCGCGCAGCGAGCCCTCCATCGCGGTCAGCGCCACCTCGCCGTCGCCCATCGCCAGGTGCGGGTCGCCGACGTAGAACAGGGCGCCCTCGTCGAAGACGGGCAGGTAGAAGGTGGAGCCCGGGCCCAGCAGGCTGATGTCGATGTTGCCGCCGCCCAGCGTCGGCGGGATCGAGTTGACCTGCGGGGCGTTGAGGTTTTCGGCCGGCGCCGAGGCCACGCCCATCATCCCCATGAAGGGGTTGAGCGGGAACCGCACGGCCCCGTCCGAGCGGTCCATCCGGCCGTACAGCCGGCCCCGCCGGCTCTCGACGGGGGTGAAGACCGAGACGTTGCCGTAGCGGGTGGGGTCACCGGTGGCGCGGCCGTCGGTCGACACGGGCGGCATGACCTCGTCGAGCGCGTGATCCCGGCCGGCGCGGTCCGGCCCGGGCCCTGCGGCAGCGCGCCCTTGCCGTGCCGGCTGGAGACGACGCCGTAGGGCACCCGCGGCACCGCCGCCAGCGTCTCGACCTTGAGCACGTCGCCGGGGCGGGCCCCGCGGACGTAGATCGGGCCCAGCACCACGTGCGGGCCGTCGACGTCGAAGTCGCGGGGCGTCCGGTCGTAGTCACGGGCGACGGCCACCGCGTCGTCCAGCACCTCGCGGGGACGGACGCCCTGCCCGGCGAAGAACGCCCGCGGGTCGCGGCCCTGGTCCTCGAGGATGCCCTCGTGGGAGAGGGCGTCGATCGTGACGGTCTCGCCCGACCCCATCTCCAGCACCGGCTCGGCGCCGATCGCGGGCACGTACCCCCAGAGCACCTCGTCGGCCTCCGGGCTGAGGTAGTGGTCCCCGGTGATCCGGCCGGTGCCGGGCTGCAGCACCTGGAGCCCGCCCCGGTACCCGCTGCCCGCGCGGGGGGCGGCGGTGGCGGCGACGGGAGCGCCGGCCGTGACGGTCGCGGCGGCGCCCAGGGACGCCGCCGTCCGCAGCAGGTTGCGCCGGCCGATGCCCTTCTCGATGGTCTCGGCGGCCTCGCGGCCCTCGGATGTCGGCACGGTGAGCTCCCTCGTCTCGGTGAGCCCGGTGGCTCGACCCCGACGCTAGAGATGCCGTGTTGCGGCGCGGCGTCGTCCCCGTTGCGGTCGGGTCACCGGAGGCCCGCCGCCCTCTCGGCCGCTAGTCGAGCAGGTCGCGGACCACGCCGTCGGCCAGCAGCCGGCCGGTCAGGGTGAGCACCAGGGTGTCCGCCGCGCTGACCGCGGCGAGCCCGCGGGCCACCAGGTCGGGGACGCGGCGCCGCTCGGACGGCGTCAGCACCGCGAGGTCGAGCCCGTCGGACAGCCGCAGCTCCAGCAGCACGCGCTCGACCCGGCGGTCGTCGGCGTCGAGGAGCTCACGGGCGTGCGCCGGCGACACCCCGGCGGCGATCCGGCCGGCGTAGGCAGCCGGGTGCTTGACGTTCCACCAGCGGACGCCGCCGACGTGGCTGTGCGCCCCCGGTCCGACACCCCACCACGCGTGCCCGCGCCAGTAGGCGAGGTTGTGCCGGCACCGGTGCTCCTCGCCGCGGGCCCAGTTGCTCACCTCGTAGGCGGTGTGGCCGGCGGCGGTCAGCCGCTCCTGCGCCAGCAGGTACTTGTCGGCCAGGTCGTCGTCGTCGGTCATCGGCAGCCGGCCGCGACGGACCTGGGCGGCCAGCCGGGTGCCGTCCTCGACGATCAGGGCGTAGGCGCTGACGTGGTCCGGCTCCGCGGCCAGGGCGGCGTCGAGGCTGGTGGCCCAGTCGTCCAGGGACTCCCCCGGCGTGCCGTAGATGAGGTCGAGGCTGACGCTGTCGAAGCCCGCCGCCCGCGCCTCGGCCACGGCCTGCTGCGGCCGGCCCGGGGAGTGGACGCGGTCGAGCGTGGCCAGCACGTGCGGGACCGCCGACTGCATGCCGAAGGAGATCCGGGTGAAGCCCGCCTCCCGCAGGGCGGCGAGGTCGGCGGCGTCGACGGACTCGGGGTTGGACTCGGTCGTCACCTCCGCGTCCGGGGCCAGCCCGAGGTGCTCGCGGACCGCGTCCAGCAGCAGCGCCAGGTCGGCCGGCGGCAGCAGGGTGGGGGTGCCGCCGCCCACGAAGACCGTGCTGACCGGTGGCGCCTCCGGGCCCAGCACCCGGGCAGCGAGCGCCAGCTCGCGGGCGGCGGTCTCGGCGTAGCCCGCCTGCGAGGCGCCGGGCTCGGGGCCCAGCTCGGTGGCGGTGTAGGTGTTGAAGTCGCAGTAGCCGCAGCGGGTGGTGCAGAACGGCACGTGCAGGTAGACGCTCAGCGGCGCCGCGGCCACCTCGGCCCGCGCCGCCGCGGGCAGGGCGCCGTCGGCCGGGGCCGGGACGCCGTCGGGCAGGGCGGAGGGCATCGGAGAAGCCTAGTCGGCGCATCGCCCGGCCCGTGCCGGACTTCTGGCGGTCAGACCACCGCTGAGGTGGTCCAGCCGCCAGAAGTCCGCCGTCACGGCAGCAGGACGAGCTTCCCGCGGACGTGGCCGGACTCGGAGATCTCGACGGCCTCCCGGGCCCGCTCCAGCGGGAAGGTCTGCACCTTCACGACCAGGTCGTTGCTCTGCAGGAGCCGCGCTCCCTCGGCCAGCGCGGCGGCCCGGTCGATCTCCCCGCCGGTGGTGAGGCGGATGCCGGAGTCCCCGAGGTCGAACTGGGCGATGGTGAGGGCCTGCGCGGGGTCCGCGACCATCGATGCGAGCGTCGTCGGCGGGGTCTTGCCCGCCACGTCGAGGACGGCGTCCAGGCCCTGCGGCGCGACCGCGCGGACGCGCTCGGCGAGCCCCTCGCCGTAGAGCACGGGCAGCGCGCCGATCTCGGTGAGGTAGCCCTGGTTGGCCTCGCCGGCGCTGGCGACGACGGTGGCCCCGCGGCTGACGGCGATCTGCACGGCGACCGCGCCGACGCCCCCGGCCCCGCCGTCGACGAGGACGGTGCTGCCGCGGCCGACACCCAGCAGGTCCAGCCCACGGATGGCGGTCTCGACGGCGACGCCC
The window above is part of the Friedmanniella luteola genome. Proteins encoded here:
- a CDS encoding LON peptidase substrate-binding domain-containing protein, with protein sequence MSMFPLGSVLFPHMPLRLRVFEERYLVMLSELVRAQDTRFGVVLIERGFEVGGGEHRFGVGTTADVAQIQAEDGMVGLGAQGGERFEVEDWLPDEPYPRAVVRVLPELVWDEALEPLRAETEQLVRRTLARASEFAEDVWPADVELADEPVPALWQLAAIAPLTALDQVRLLRAESAEALLQTLAELTEDAALQF
- a CDS encoding DUF3097 domain-containing protein, which gives rise to MSSPTDRYATDVLATGWQQAGKPVSTELAVKPGQVLEDATTGFVGAVVRVERGIVVLEDRRGKLRSFPLGAGFLDEGKPVTLVVAARAATSAPRRTASGSVAGPAERAKVALPSRIYVEGRHDAELVERIWGEDLRHVGVVVEYLGGIDDLPAIVEEFAPERGRRLGVLVDHLVPGSKESRIAAQVERGRGGGYVQVLGHPYVDIWQAVKPERVGLKVWPQIPRDVEWKHGICEVLRLPHAEQADIAAAWKMILGRVRSWNDLERPLLTTVEQLIDFVTQDHPLPEG
- a CDS encoding acetamidase/formamidase family protein, whose protein sequence is MRFPLNPFMGMMGVASAPAENLNAPQVNSIPPTLGGGNIDISLLGPGSTFYLPVFDEGALFYVGDPHLAMGDGEVALTAMEGSLRATFRLTVCRPGASGVPSVAYGYPFAENARSWVPIGLSDPDGVVGGQVNDLDIAMRRAVVNALDFLQDDLGMERAVAYAYLSAAADFVVSQVVDRTVGVHAVIQKSHFR
- the hemW gene encoding radical SAM family heme chaperone HemW; protein product: MPSALPDGVPAPADGALPAAARAEVAAAPLSVYLHVPFCTTRCGYCDFNTYTATELGPEPGASQAGYAETAARELALAARVLGPEAPPVSTVFVGGGTPTLLPPADLALLLDAVREHLGLAPDAEVTTESNPESVDAADLAALREAGFTRISFGMQSAVPHVLATLDRVHSPGRPQQAVAEARAAGFDSVSLDLIYGTPGESLDDWATSLDAALAAEPDHVSAYALIVEDGTRLAAQVRRGRLPMTDDDDLADKYLLAQERLTAAGHTAYEVSNWARGEEHRCRHNLAYWRGHAWWGVGPGAHSHVGGVRWWNVKHPAAYAGRIAAGVSPAHARELLDADDRRVERVLLELRLSDGLDLAVLTPSERRRVPDLVARGLAAVSAADTLVLTLTGRLLADGVVRDLLD
- a CDS encoding NADP-dependent oxidoreductase, whose product is MKALQFSAYGGPEVLTVGDAPEPHAGPGQVRVQVRAAGLNPLDWKLRAGYLSQGAPLEGPGRTGFEAAGVVDEVGEGVTGTAIGDDVFGLGNATHAELAVLDAWAAKPASVDWAVAAGAGVAVETAIRGLDLLGVGRGSTVLVDGGAGGVGAVAVQIAVSRGATVVASAGEANQGYLTEIGALPVLYGEGLAERVRAVAPQGLDAVLDVAGKTPPTTLASMVADPAQALTIAQFDLGDSGIRLTTGGEIDRAAALAEGARLLQSNDLVVKVQTFPLERAREAVEISESGHVRGKLVLLP